In Cryptococcus neoformans var. neoformans JEC21 chromosome 5 sequence, one genomic interval encodes:
- a CDS encoding methionyl-tRNA formyltransferase, putative, whose amino-acid sequence MMLANQPFLLRIPLKRQAKTRSFCCFSATCKRRTAKKPFRILFCGSDDFSVASLKAVYEAKDVWSSIDVVVPAEREIGRGGKHAHHEKYTPALRLYAEQNNLPVSTIPSTGLKAWSPPEPFTSSDLNSSHMLLTASFGHIIPLRLLKLFPPIQRLNVHPSLLPRWRGAAPLQWTIASGDEETGVSVQTLVRYALGVDAGDILGRAEGIKVPHDTRYETLLPSLAGAGGKLLVDVLRKIQNGTVTTAAQDERYITLAPKITHETSRIDWEKHTAEMIDRLHRGFTHQYPLWTSFLDTTAQILSLHPIPRLSLPMPLYQPEAITPGTGILYRQGKSRRLFVACAGDSWLEVQEIKAAGKKALGIKEWWNGLPKHVRESGKVTFR is encoded by the exons ATGATGCTTGCCAACCAACCTTTTCTACTGCGAATCCCACTCAAACGACAGGCAAAGACGCGTTCGTTCTGCTGCTTCTCTGCAACTTGTAAAAGACGAACTGCGAAAAAGCCCTTTCGGATACTGTTTTGCGGCTCAGACGACTTCTCTGTAGCTTCCTTAAAAGCAGTATATGAAGCGAAAG ACGTTTGGTCTAGCATTGACGTAGTGGTGCCCGCTGAAAGGGAAAttgggcgaggagggaagcATGCGCATCACGAAAAGTACACCC CGGCACTACGCCTGTACGCCGAGCAGAATAATCTCCCCGTATCGACCATTCCATCTACCGGCCTCAAAGCCTGGTCTCCACCCGAACCTTTCACTTCGTCCGATCTCAACTCCTCACATATGTTGTTAACAGCGTCTTTTGGACACATTATCCCTCTCCGACTCTTGAAGCTCTTCCCTCCGATTCAACGGCTGAATGTACATCCGTCTCTCTTACCTAGATGGAGAGGAGCTGCTCCTCTACAATGGACTATTGCgagtggagatgaagagacaGGGGTTAGTGTGCAGACGCTGGTGCGGTATGCGCTAGGTGTTGATGCAGGCGATATATTGGGAAGAGCTGAGGGTATC AAAGTCCCTCACGATACTAGGTATGAGACTCTCTTACCTTCCTTAGCAGGGGCAGGAGGCAAGCTGTTAGTTGATGTGCTGCGAAAAATCCAAAATGGAACT GTAACCACGGCAGCCCAGGACGAGAGATACATCACTCTCGCCCCTAAGATCACTCATGAAACTTCTCGAATAGATTGGGAAAAACATACAGCAGAGATGATTGACAGATTACATCGTGGATTCACCCATCAA TATCCACTCTGGACCTCCTTCCTCGACACAACAGCCCAaatcctctctctccatcccatcccccgtctctcccttcctATGCCCCTTTATCAACCAGAAGCAATAACGCCCGGCACTGGGATACTTTACAGGCAAGGCAAGTCACGCCGACTATTCGTAGCTTGTGCTGGGGACAGTTGGTTAGAAGTTCAGGAGATCAAGGCGGCGGGTAAGAAGGCTTTGGGTATCAAGGAGTGGTGGAACGGATTACCAAAACATGTGAGGGAAAGCGGGAAAGTGACGTTTCGGTGA
- a CDS encoding mitochondrion protein, putative, with the protein MPPTPCSLCHTARALVKRPKTGQQVCKDCFFEVFETEVHNTIVEGEGIFKRGERVAIGASGGKDSTVLAHVLSVLNKRYDYGLDLYLLSIDEGITGYRDDSLETVKQNQAEYGLPLKILSYSELYGWTMDKIVEQVGKKNNCTFCGVFRRQALDRGAAQLGVDHIVTGHNADDIAETVLMNIMRGDIARLARCTAVTTQSEDTIKRSKPFKYAYEKEIVMYAYFKKLTYFSTECIYSPDAYRGHARVFLKDLEAVRPSAIVDIIHSGESFVLEQSVQRGMKALQTCLRCGYISSNDLCKACALLEGLESGLSRSALRQTQESTSAAPEGHRTIPMFERYASLNGTPRTPPTPAEPVEGIERAVRTIEIV; encoded by the exons ATGCCGCCTACACCCTGTTCATTGTGCCATACCGCTAGAGCTCTTGTGAAGCGACCGAAAACTGGTCAACAGGTTTGCAAGGACTGCTTTTTCGAAGTTTTCGAGACCGAGGTACACAACACAATCGtagagggagaagggattTTCAAGCGAGGGGAACGGGTAGCTATAGGAGCTAGCGGTGGGAAAG ACTCAACTGTTCTTGCACACGTCCTTTCAGTTCTCAACAAGCGATATGACTATGGACTGGATCTGTATCTACTGTCAATAGATGAAGGTATCACCGGATATCGAGACGACTCTTTAGAG ACTGTCAAGCAAAATCAAGCAGAGTATGGACTTCCGCTCAAGATCCTATCTTACTCTGAGCTTTACGGGTGGACGATGGACAAGATTGTAGAACAAGtcggcaagaagaacaatT GTACTTTCTGTGGTGTATTCCGTCGCCAGGCATTGGACCGTGGGGCCGCCCAATTAGGAGTCGACCATATTGTAACCGGACACAATGCGGATGACATTGCTGAAACTGTCTTGATGAACA TCATGAGAGGCGATATTGCCCGTTTGGCGAGGTGTACAGCTGTTACGACCCAGTCTGAGGATACGATCAAGAGAAGCAAGCCTTTCAAATATGCTTACGAGAAGGAAATTGTCAT GTATGCGTACTTCAAAAAGCTCACGTACTTTTCAACCGAGTGTATCTACTCTCCTGATG CCTACAGAGGACATGCCCGAGTTTTCCTCAAGGATCTCGAAGCCGTCCGACCTAGCGCTATTGTCGACATCATTCACTCTGGTGAATCCTTTGTGCTTGAGCAAAGTGTACAAAGAGGTATGAAGGCATTGCAGACTTGTTTGCGTTGTGGTTACATCTCTTCAAATGATCTTTGT AAAGCTTGCGCCTTGTTAGAAGGTCTTGAATCGGGCCTTTCCCGTTCTGCCCTG CGTCAAACACAGGAGAGCACCTCTGCTGCTCCAGAGGGACATCGTACGATCCCCATGTTTGAGAGATATGCTTCTCTGAATGGTACACCGAGAACACCCCCGACACCTGCAGAGCCGGTGGAGGGTATTGAGAGAGCGGTAAGAACTATTGAAATAGTTTAG